One window of Nicotiana tomentosiformis chromosome 11, ASM39032v3, whole genome shotgun sequence genomic DNA carries:
- the LOC138901173 gene encoding uncharacterized protein, which translates to MTTLCKKVESMDEEIQIIRKTASSQQHDSKNAEIRRSEVSKIPELEGDVEKHLKTHNSLLNTVAGSSTTSSSSAKKKEEIKPRYTNINMNNLFSKPFVQKNIQNTQNEIFLPPQINTYKESLNQAKKTYNHITRTYIDNIHKIQNFLNKNPRSQTTQNPNEDYITHYLTGYNKLIALPNTNAKLVATCYNYGLLDTVYTQTGQEMATIPELHRAFMQYKRITKGTLFYIRFYSATAEILYEEIKPIIQVIKIGLTREMLVPEKIEEQEEIEKINIPHFYANKRIIGISTILNELANNYLNQNAIWNYYSREQTMIYSNCREIREADMEELRQWVLSLLKPEQPITTRAIRTNFISPELLTRYCKLISHKYPDHICSKCKGEDNIVPDVQLE; encoded by the coding sequence ATGACTACACTTTGTAAGAAAGTGGAAAGTATGGATGAAGAGATACAGATAATAAGAAAAACAGCTAGTAGTCAGCAGCATGACTCAAAAAATGCAgagataagacgatcggaagtctctaaaattccagagctagaaggtgacgttgagaaacacctaaaaactcataacagtttgttaaatacagttgcaggaagcagcacaactagcagttcatctgcaaagaagaaggaagaaattaaacccAGATACACAAACATAAATATgaacaatttattttcaaaaccattcgtacagaaaaatatccaaaatacccagaacgaaatattcctaccaccacagataaatacctacaaagaaagtctgaaccaagccaaaaagacatacaaccatataacccgtacatatatagacaacatacacaaaatacaaaactttttaaacaaaaacccaagatcccaaactacccagaatccaaatgaagattatattacccattatctaacaggatacaataaattaatagccctaccaaatacaaatgcaaaactagtaGCCACCTGCTACAATTATGGATTACTAGATACTGTATATACACAAACAGGACAGGAGATGGCTACCATACCGGAGCTACACAGAGCATTTATGCAATACAAAAGAATAACTAAAGGAACATTATTCTATATACGATTTTATTCAGCCACAGCGGAGATATTATATGAAGAGATAAAGCCtatcatacaagttatcaagatcggacttacaagGGAAATGCTAGTAccagaaaaaatagaagaacaagaagagatagaaaaaataaatattccacacttttatgcaaataaaaggattattggaatatccactatactaaatgagctagcaaacaactacctaaatcagaatgctatttggaattattattcaagagaacaaacaatgatatattcaaattGCAGAGAAATACGAGAAGCAGATATGGAGGAATTAAGACAATGGGTCTTAAGTCTTTTAAAACCAGAACAACCTATAACTACAAGAGCTATAAGGACGAATTTCATCTCTCCAGAACTgttaacaagatattgcaagctaatcagtcacaaatatccagaccacatatgctcaaaatgcaaaggagaagataacattgttccagacgtacaactggaataa